A genomic stretch from Schistosoma mansoni, WGS project CABG00000000 data, supercontig 0387, strain Puerto Rico, whole genome shotgun sequence includes:
- a CDS encoding XP_018647437.1, whose product MCSCRRPYHVESTGSRPITAVKQRWARSVLAWVTGWEYRVSPAFNNQTTHNPHPQPPPPQHTDTFYFYLKPQQQQQQQQQPIILLLILPLQLPSIPPTKTTYTTIIHIVPIHINSLLCPHTISQTLDQLNYHHYPTHCQSISSHLNSPHLTSHHITSTPYNQTT is encoded by the coding sequence atgtgtagttgccggcgaccataccacgttgaaagcaccggttctcgtccgatcaccgcagttaagcaacgttgggcccggtcagtacttgcatgggtgaccggctgggaataccgggtgtcgccggcttttaacaaccaaacaacccataacccacacccacaaccaccaccaccccaacacacagacacattctatttctatctcaagcctcaacaacaacaacaacaacaacaacaaccaattatactactacttatcctaccactacaacttccatcaatcccaccgaccaaaactacatacactaccattatacacattgttcccattcacatcaattcattattatgcccacacactatctcacaaacacttgatcaactcaactatcatcactatccaacacactgtcagtctatttcttctcacctcaactcacctcacctcacctcacatcacatcacctctacaccatacaaccagaccacatga